Genomic segment of Salvia hispanica cultivar TCC Black 2014 chromosome 2, UniMelb_Shisp_WGS_1.0, whole genome shotgun sequence:
GAAAGCATGAAATTATTGCTCAAGTGGCTCAACATTTTGAAATTCCCGGATGGTTATGTTTCTAACCTGTCAAGATGCATTGATATGAAGAAACACAAGTTGTATGGTATGAAAAGCCACGATTGTCATGTGTTTATGCAAAGATTGCTACCGATTGGACTTCGTGAGTTACTTCCACACGCTGTATGGGAACCTCTGACAGAGTTGAGCAATTTCTTTAGAGATCTCACTGCTACAGTGATAAGAGATGTTGATATGGCAAAGTACAGTGAGTCGATTGTAGTTACCTTATGCAAGCTCGAGATGATATTTCCCCCATCTTTTTTTGACTCCATGGAGCATCTTCCGGTCCACTTAGCATATGAGGCATTGATCGCAGGACCGGTGCATTTCCGATGGATGTATCCGTTTGAACGGTATATGCGCAGGTTGAAGTTGAATGTAAAGAATAAGGCTGTTGTGGAAGCATCGATATGTAATGCATATTTGGCTGAGGAATCATCTCATTTTTGCACTCATTACTTCGAGTCACATGTCCGTTGCCGCAGTAGAGATGTTCCTCGTAATGACGACGGAGGGGGATCTACTCACCCTAAAGATATGCTTCAAATTTTTACGTATGATACCAGATGTGTTGGAAAGGGACGGACACGATTCTTGTCAGAAATCGAGTACAAAGCTGCACATACTTACATATTGCTTAATACACAGGAAGCAAAGGAGTTTGAGCTGTaagtttaatttccttaattatcaattattgaaCTACCTATATACTACTTagttaatgattttttaatataacaGCATGTTCGTTGAGCAATTGCGCGAGTGTTTTCCAGGAATAACACTGCCCCAGATAGATCAAGAATTAGAAAATCACTATGCATCATGGTTTAATGAATATGTAAgtattctatatattttattttgtacatgTTAAATTGTCAAAAAGATGTTAATTTACTCACTACTAAGTGTTCGGTATACAGGGCCAAAATAACTTGCCTCGCGATAGTCATATGTACTATTTATCACAGGGACCATTGATCCGGGTGACGAGTTATAATGCTTGTGTTGTCAATGGATATAAATTCCACACAGACTCTTATGGAAAGAGCAAATCCACCGTCAACAGTGGGGTGTGCATCAGAGGGTCGAATTACAGCTATGACGAGGATGACTTCTACGGCATTTTAAAAGAAGTTGTGGAGGTGGAATACCGTGCGAGACCAATAAAGAAAGTTGTCTTATTCAATTGTGTATGGTATAATCCGGCTCCACCTCCACGCGGTGGTACATTTATTCATCCGAAGTACAAAATTACAGAAGTGAATATTATGAAAGAGTACCCGAAATATGATCCCTTCGTCTTAGCCAAACAAGCATCTCAAGTTTATATTGTACCTTTTCCAAGCAAGAAAAAAGACAAAGCGAACTGGCGAGCAGTGTTCAAGGTTCGAGCAAAGAAATTTGATTCTAGTTACACCACCATGAAAGAGGCAGAAGAAGATACGGCTTTCCAAGAAGATGAAGTGGAAGTTCACGAAATTTCTGATGATGTGCAATTCATCGATCTTTCACATCGTGATCCTAGTGGTGCAATGATTCCAATTTTAAGAGAGGTTgtagatgaagaagaagaagaagaagaagaagaagaagaagaagatgatgatgatgattatgttgattatgatgatgatgatgaggaggaggagtgacgattccaattttaagagaggtttgtgattttatgaataatttgGTAATTTTGGTTAATATTTGTTGCTTTGTTGAATTTAAcccatcattttttatttagggATATGACATCTGTATGATCTGATTTTAATTAGGGATGTAGACTTTGTGTATTAGAAAAAGATGAATGGTCCTAATTCTCATTTATAGAGATGTTAATTTGACGCTTAATCACTTAATCACTAATTTTCATTGATAGAAAGATGAATTAGGAttatcttttataattttttatacatttttatagttatgaaattataattcatgAATTGCAATTTGCATGAGTCACATTTCTTTGTAAATATGTTTGGTCACTTATTCGAAAattttgtagtactagtattgttaagattaaatttatgacttctataacatattcaatttaattaatcctaTCTGAACTTTAGGTGATAGGTACTTAATTATAAGGAAGCTTTGGAAGTGGTAATTTTGGCCACTGTGACGaaaacatatttattaaataagttatctataatctaatttttcaccatttctaaaattataaaataattgccGGCAGATTTAGATGAATTAGGATCAAACTACAATTAGCTAATTCTCACTTAATcaattttcacttttcacttttgTAGAACCGACCTAAATTCTCGCCGCCTGTGAGCACAACCTCCAGCCTCCAGCCACCGATCAGCCGCCGACCAATTCTCTCCGACGCCAACCACCAGccagtctctctctctctctctcaaattcaGGAACAACAAATTTCAGTGAAGATCGCTAGAAGTAAGATCGCTAAAAATCCAACAGCTATGTTTtcctcttccttttttttctgaaattttatCTGTTCGATTGTATCACAGTTGAGCAATGAATGTTATATTTTAGTTCATCTAGCAATGCATGCTATTGTTTTAATCATCGGACTGATTTGCATACTTAGgtgtttaattttactttttcaattttacttgtttcaattttactgtttcaattttaatcatCTCCTTCACCTCTGATTGCGTGTTTCTGTGTGAAAAATGGTGTCGACTACAGCTCAACTTGCCAAGTCTATGCCGATTTCTGGCTCCATATGTAATCTCTTCATCGAAATGTACTTTTTCTTAGATATGGTATTTTTGTTCTCTTTCTGTGTGCCATGAGAATTTAGACAGGTATTTCATATAAAGGATGTTATTTGGGGATTGATTTCCTTTTAGTTATCCTGGTTTAGAGTGCAAAACGTTGGATATTATTGACTTCTTAAGTATGGTTCATTTTGGGGTTTAGAAGAAGGTTTGTTTGGCCGAAACTTAGCAAGTTAGATAAAGTTGGTGGAACGTGAGATCCAATACCAAAAGTTATGTAGAAAGAGCACACTGCCACTGATTCTCATTTCTCCCCTAATTCTCAGTGGAGGTACTTATTGTTGCTTAtaaactagtagtaatatGTGATGTTTAAAGCATTCCTTACTCCACAAATTAACACGGATGGAATTATCGATAGATTTTAGCCGCTcgagttttcatttttctttgctttcaTATTCACATAAAGCATGTCTGTGTTTGATTTAGAGCTTATGCAtcaattttgtgtatttgtattttctcggatttctaattttgttttggatGATTACTGATTTTGCAGGTAAGAAGGATCGATCGTTTCTCTCTGGGGCTTGCAGTGGAGTGGTAATTATCACTTCACGTGCTCTAGACGTTTGTGTATCTGCGTTCTGATCGCTCCTATTTCTTGGTCCTATTTCTAATCTAAAGTATGCTTGCTGAGAAACAGAAAGTTAAATCTGAtaaattgatggaatataGTAACTATTTATGTATgcaaaaatatgttttaagGTATGCTAATACGATGAATATACTTATTCCTACAGCTTGCAACTCTTGAAAGCTTGCTAATGTTTGTGCGATGATGATGAGACTcgaaaataacaaataacatGATTTGGTGTAGGTTTATAGAATTTGACATTGAATctttaatatgaaaatgatatatcaTCTGAGTTTTGCTAAAGTTAACTCATCCATTGCATTTGCTTGGCAGCACATATTCTGAGTTGAGTTTGTTTGCCAAAGAAGATAGCCCACAGCCTGCAGGGAGCAGTTCTTACATCTGCACCCTCAGCCCGGTTGCATCATCGGTTGTAGGTCATACATATCTTATAAAAGGTGTTGGCCATATTCCCAGGTAGCATTGTTTGTTTGTATTGGTTTGGTGGCTTTGTAAGTTGAATGATGGCAGATGTATGATTTAGCATCTTGTTTAAGGTTGGAGCTTAACTTTTCTAGTTTATTTCGCC
This window contains:
- the LOC125206203 gene encoding uncharacterized protein LOC125206203, whose protein sequence is MRHPADSLAWKTFDKTHPLFASESRNVRLALSTDGFQPFGQSGSQYSLWPVILTPYNLPPWMCMKNPYMFLTVIVPGPKNPKQNIDVFLQPLIAELNDLWTEGIPAYDISRKQNFQLRAALMWTISDFPAYSMLSGWSTSGHRACPYCMDDSQAFSLKHGRKTTWFDCHRRFLNRNHRFRRDKKNFIKNRTEHSGPPSILSGEEILYNLEQFEFKRVFDEGAETSNSELSKIFGWNKRSIFWDLPYWKTNLIRHNLDVMHIEKNVFDNIFNTIMNVEGKTKDNPNARRDLEELGIRPELWPYDGKYHKANFTLDKESMKLLLKWLNILKFPDGYVSNLSRCIDMKKHKLYGMKSHDCHVFMQRLLPIGLRELLPHAVWEPLTELSNFFRDLTATVIRDVDMAKYSESIVVTLCKLEMIFPPSFFDSMEHLPVHLAYEALIAGPVHFRWMYPFERYMRRLKLNVKNKAVVEASICNAYLAEESSHFCTHYFESHVRCRSRDVPRNDDGGGSTHPKDMLQIFTYDTRCVGKGRTRFLSEIEYKAAHTYILLNTQEAKEFELMFVEQLRECFPGITLPQIDQELENHYASWFNEYGQNNLPRDSHMYYLSQGPLIRVTSYNACVVNGYKFHTDSYGKSKSTVNSGVCIRGSNYSYDEDDFYGILKEVVEVEYRARPIKKVVLFNCVWYNPAPPPRGGTFIHPKYKITEVNIMKEYPKYDPFVLAKQASQVYIVPFPSKKKDKANWRAVFKVRAKKFDSSYTTMKEAEEDTAFQEDEVEVHEISDDVQFIDLSHRDPSGAMIPILREVRRIDRFSLGLAVEW